In Nymphaea colorata isolate Beijing-Zhang1983 chromosome 3, ASM883128v2, whole genome shotgun sequence, a genomic segment contains:
- the LOC116249699 gene encoding DNA-directed RNA polymerases II and IV subunit 5A-like isoform X2 has product MAPKFAEDTVTLWRVRRTILQMLRDRHYNVDDSELKMNLNEFADRFGQSVNRDDLIIKAPKTDDRNDHIFVFFIGEAKVGVKIMRAYAERMRSENVLRGILVVREQLTPSSKQWIHDFNVKFHMEVFRLPRMLITDPVARYFGMKRGQVAKIIRKSETAGKYVTYRCVV; this is encoded by the exons ATGGCACCTAAGTTTGCCGAAGACACAGTCACGCTCTGGAGGGTACGGCGGACCATCCTCCAGATGCTGCGGGATCGCCACTATAACGTAGACGACTCGGAGTTGAAGATGAACCTCAACGAATTCGCAGACAGGTTCGGCCAGAGCGTCAACAGGGACGACCTCATCATTAAAGCCCCCAAAACCGACGACCGAAATGACCAT ATATTCGTGTTTTTCATTGGCGAGGCTAAGGTTGGGGTGAAGATCATGAGGGCGTATGCTGAGCGGATGAGATCGGAGAACGTGCTTCGGGGCATTCTCGTGGTGAGGGAGCAGCTGACCCCTTCCTCCAAGCAGTGGATCCATGACTTCAACGTCAAGTTCCATATGGAGGTCTTTCGA CTTCCTCGCATGCTAATCACCGATCCTGTTGCCCGATACTTTGGCATGAAGCGTGGACAAGTGGCCAAGATAATTCGCAAGAGTGAAACTGCAGGGAAGTATGTCACATATCGCTGTGTTGTCTGA
- the LOC116249699 gene encoding DNA-directed RNA polymerases II and IV subunit 5A-like isoform X1 produces MAPKFAEDTVTLWRVRRTILQMLRDRHYNVDDSELKMNLNEFADRFGQSVNRDDLIIKAPKTDDRNDHIFVFFIGEAKVGVKIMRAYAERMRSENVLRGILVVREQLTPSSKQWIHDFNVKFHMEVFREEELLVNVTEHDLVPEHEVLTSEEKKKLLEHYKVKETQLPRMLITDPVARYFGMKRGQVAKIIRKSETAGKYVTYRCVV; encoded by the exons ATGGCACCTAAGTTTGCCGAAGACACAGTCACGCTCTGGAGGGTACGGCGGACCATCCTCCAGATGCTGCGGGATCGCCACTATAACGTAGACGACTCGGAGTTGAAGATGAACCTCAACGAATTCGCAGACAGGTTCGGCCAGAGCGTCAACAGGGACGACCTCATCATTAAAGCCCCCAAAACCGACGACCGAAATGACCAT ATATTCGTGTTTTTCATTGGCGAGGCTAAGGTTGGGGTGAAGATCATGAGGGCGTATGCTGAGCGGATGAGATCGGAGAACGTGCTTCGGGGCATTCTCGTGGTGAGGGAGCAGCTGACCCCTTCCTCCAAGCAGTGGATCCATGACTTCAACGTCAAGTTCCATATGGAGGTCTTTCGA GAGGAGGAACTGCTTGTCAATGTCACTGAGCATGACCTTGTCCCTGAGCATGAAGTGCTTACtagtgaagaaaagaaaaaattgcttgAGCATTATAAAGTGAAAGAGACACAG CTTCCTCGCATGCTAATCACCGATCCTGTTGCCCGATACTTTGGCATGAAGCGTGGACAAGTGGCCAAGATAATTCGCAAGAGTGAAACTGCAGGGAAGTATGTCACATATCGCTGTGTTGTCTGA